The following are encoded in a window of Nakamurella sp. A5-74 genomic DNA:
- a CDS encoding DUF2510 domain-containing protein, which yields MTQAGWYPDPHNAAGRRYWDGDDWTERTDPPAAAPNLPAITVVELDKQSSAESTSAEYGSGWYPDPQQQGVQRYWDGTAWTQHTAPAVHQAAFGSSQQVVIVNNSQKSSGLAFILGLVFGPLGMLYATVPGAILMFLFMTIVGFIVGFATFGFGLAVFLPLSFVICGIWAAVSSNRKNVNPHIVMANNSYHH from the coding sequence ATGACGCAAGCAGGGTGGTACCCGGATCCGCACAACGCTGCGGGGCGGCGCTACTGGGACGGCGACGACTGGACGGAACGCACCGATCCACCTGCAGCTGCGCCGAACCTCCCAGCGATCACCGTCGTGGAATTGGACAAACAATCCTCCGCTGAGTCGACCTCGGCTGAGTACGGTTCGGGCTGGTATCCGGATCCGCAGCAGCAGGGTGTGCAGCGCTACTGGGACGGAACCGCATGGACCCAGCACACAGCGCCTGCAGTCCACCAGGCCGCATTCGGCAGCAGCCAACAAGTGGTGATCGTCAACAACTCCCAGAAATCTTCCGGTCTCGCGTTCATCCTCGGACTGGTGTTCGGGCCGCTCGGAATGTTGTACGCCACCGTGCCCGGCGCGATCCTCATGTTCCTGTTCATGACGATCGTCGGGTTCATTGTTGGCTTCGCCACGTTCGGGTTCGGGCTGGCGGTGTTCCTTCCGCTCAGCTTCGTCATCTGTGGGATCTGGGCCGCGGTGTCCTCGAACCGCAAGAATGTGAACCCGCACATCGTCATGGCCAACAACAGCTACCACCACTGA